From the genome of Brienomyrus brachyistius isolate T26 chromosome 8, BBRACH_0.4, whole genome shotgun sequence, one region includes:
- the znf335 gene encoding zinc finger protein 335 isoform X3, which produces MDSEDNEVESSSDAGPSGLEQPSESGMGMESSEAMSADSSDTATVPTLAPESDSHVGQSSEGLVELIPETSSSTDVRGMIHLPDSSSVAQSTSVSSVSTVTQSILVSESAQVLVHSSVVSDGGMIVSDSTASTSSDLGSAIDKIIESTIGPDIINGCIAVTSAEDGDAETTQYLILQGPDDGAPMVSEMSSTALSNRITIDALAEGPTSTCLEQSDIVEDGRSMLPDHEAMDPDQPDQPGHSGYTDQEDSMGVCHLRRPQRSRGLDCAEEGPDQTRHSHYVDCGVDGPDNSELHSRGPRPSPHSRVHQSRYLESEPDRVGHPQHSQYIDCSSDSSSRPQEYLECVTGGPDQTQHSQYMECCMDDPDQTQNSQDQPQHSCYIECSMSQGSIYVEESSLDCPDQPQHSSYMEGSSVNVDDSTPSHNSDQPQDYHYVGSGEDQPSQFIGSTGRYSSHPNEVVSPGDGELPERPSHSEAHGSGVAGPETGAGLRDQPPDLAELEEMMEVVVVQQFKCKMCPYKSVSKDTLINHMRDKHFKHAGGPPPKKRGRGRPRRSDSATAQKNETKTEEPLEEDDDDIVDAGAIDDAADDSDYNPADEDCRGRQPALLRSVPSSSSLSHERPRRRVVRPRKFPYYMNNSRSQEAAADTSVMPEQNKNLDPQAPEEASSSGLDSGPVSSANGHGAEPGISQSDSENKDPSSNTGPEEAEYYPRKRGRPSKRFLRKKYKKYLNRNRYYKSLKPLLRPHNCRICGSRFLSQEDLRFHIESHDGNDPERFKCLQCSYRCKRWSSLKEHMFNHEGTKPYKCDECDYTSVYKKDVIRHSAVHSKDKKKKCDQACFGVLQAPKVTQYPCPVCSRVYPMQKRLTQHMKTHSSEKPHMCDKCGKSFKKRYTFKMHLLTHIQSYGNSRFKCEFCEYTCDNKKLLLNHQLSHTSDKPFKCDYCKYSTTKEDFLVSHMAIKHTGEKPFSCDFCHFMTKHKKNLRLHIQCRHLDAFDDWCMTHPEEPPRRRRPFFTLQQIEELKQQHDHTQAVQDAIRGPVVSVDPIEFQALQTMENASVSQDSLGNTTIIYEHGDSSDLSAQNALDLLLNMSNPRDLAGGSLQVAVLKSDIDGSATEEAVSAGQAQKVVTFHVAEHGAALEAAAVDEAGEIEQISINAYQGADFEQVGEEIQNSATIYSAEGSPGSHPIVVSSGSLSGTIKEHKGKYYLTTGIGGSAVQQVELSTEDPGSPSPGGSPQQQVNSKRFSCRICMESFHGRSDMESHKRAHVDPSTFKCPDCNFTASSWPEVKMHMGMHAYLRPHKCEHCSFASKNKKDLRRHTMTHTNEKPFACEVCGQRFNRNGHLKFHMERLHSLDPPPRKVRPSSSQQAIIVNSDEEALATLQTALQAGQTVLTPERLQQALAQEHIIVAQEQSLSDQEEATYIQQITTVDGQTVQHLVTAENQVTEVQYIISQDGVQHLIPQEYVVVSDGNHIQMQDGQIAHIQYDQGGTFLQEQQIALSHDGHIQYVPISSEQQIVSQEDLEAAAHSAVTAVADAAMAQAQTVYATEATPEQLEQMQQQGIQYDVITFTEE; this is translated from the exons ATGGATTCAGAGGACAATGAGGTGGAGAGCAGCAGTGATGCAGGCCCGTCTGGTCTGGAGCAGCCCTCAGAAAGTGGTATGGGCATGGAGTCATCGGAAGCCATGTCTGCCGACAGCAGCGACACTGCAACTGTGCCCACCTTGGCACCCGAGTCAGACTCCCATGTAGGACAGAGCTCAGAAGGGCTTGTG GAGCTGATACCTGAGACCAGCTCTAGCACTGATGTGCGGGGCATGATTCATCTCCCAGACTCCTCCTCTGTGGCCCAGTCAACAAGTGTGTCCAGTGTCTCCACGGTGACACAGTCTATCCTGGTCTCCGAGTCGGCCCAAGTGCTGGTTCACTCCAGCGTGGTGTCAGATGGGGGGATGATCGTGTCAGACTCCACTGCCTCCACTTCTTCAGACCTTGGATCAGCTATTGACAAGATAATTGAGTCTACCATAGGACCTGACATAATAAACG GTTGTATTGCAGTGACAAGTGCAGAGGATGGAGATGCTGAGACTACTCAGTATCTTATTCTGCAAGGTCCCGATGATG GTGCCCCCATGGTGTCTGAAATGTCTTCTACTGCTCTGTCTAATCGCATCACCATCGATGCCCTTGCGGAAGGACCGACATCCACTTGCCTGGAGCAGTCCGACATTGTGGAAGACGGGAGGAGCATGCTGCCCGACCACGAAGCCATGGACCCAGATCAGCCTGACCAGCCGGGCCACTCTGGCTACACTGACCAGGAAGACAGCATGGGTGTGTGCCACTTGCGCCGGCCCCAGCGTTCTCGAGGCTTGGACTGCGCTGAGGAGGGGCCTGATCAGACACGCCATTCCCACTACGTTGACTGTGGGGTGGATGGGCCGGACAATTCAGAGCTTCACTCGAGGGGCCCTAGGCCCTCACCTCATTCCAGAGTGCACCAATCCCGCTATCTAGAGAGTGAGCCCGATCGAGTTGGTCACCCACAGCACTCACAATACATCGATTGCAGCTCAGATAGCTCGAGCCGGCCACAGGAGTACCTGGAGTGCGTGACTGGTGGACCCGACCAGACCCAGCACTCGCAGTACATGGAATGCTGCATGGATGACCCAGACCAGACGCAGAACTCCCAGGACCAGCCGCAACATTCCTGCTACATTGAGTGCAGCATGTCCCAGGGCTCCATCTATGTGGAGGAGAGCTCATTGGATTGTCCTGACCAGCCCCAGCACTCCAGCTATATGGAGGGTAGCAGTGTCAACGTGGATGATAGCACACCTTCTCACAACTCGGATCAGCCACAAGATTACCACTATGTGGGTAGTGGTGAGGACCAGCCTAGTCAATTCATTGGTAGCACAGGCAGGTACTCATCACATCCTAATGAGGTCGTTTCACCGGGAGACGGTGAGCTCCCAGAGAGACCGAGTCACTCGGAGGCCCATGGTTCAGGGGTTGCCGGACCTGAAACGGGCGCTGGGCTCAGGGATCAGCCTCCAGACCTGGCAGAGCTGGAGGAGATGATGGAGGTGGTGGTTGTGCAGCAATTCAAATGCAAAATGTGTCCATACAAGAGCGTATCCAAAGACACCCTCATCAACCACATGAGAGACAAGCATTTCAAGCATGCAG GTGGGCCGCCGCCCAAGAAGAGAGGTCGAGGGCGGCCACGCCGCAGTGATTCGGCCACTGCTCAGAAAAACGAGACAAAGACTGAGGAGCCGCTGGAGGAAGACGACGATGACATCGTTGATGCTGGCGCCATTGACGATGCCGCAG ACGACAGCGACTATAACCCTGCTGATGAGGACTGCAGGGGGCGCCAACCGGCGCTACTCCGAAGTGTTCCATCTTCTTCCAGCCTATCCCACGAGCGACCACGGCGTCGGGTGGTGCGGCCCAGGAAGTTTCCGTACTACATGAATAATTCCCGTAGCCAAG AAGCAGCAGCAGATACCTCAGTAATGCCTGAGCAAAATAAGAATTTAGATCCCCAGGCGCCCGAGGAGGCCAGTTCCTCTGGGCTGGATAGTGGACCCGTCTCCTCAGCCAATGGACACGGAGCTGAACCTGGCATCAGCCAGTCTGATTCTGAGAACAAAGATCCATCCTCAAATACAGGACCAGAAGAGGCTGAATATTATCCCAGAAAGCGGGGGCGACCTTCCAAGCGATTTCTTCGTAAGAAGTATAAGAAGTACCTGAACCGCAA TAGGTACTACAAATCCCTGAAGCCTTTGCTGAGACCCCATAATTGCCGGATATGTGGCTCTCGGTTTCTGTCTCAGGAAGACCTTCGCTTTCACATAGAGTCTCATGATGGCAATGACCCAGAGAGGTTCAAGTGCCTGCAATGCAGCTACAGGTGCAAACGCTGGTCTTCGCTGAAG GAACACATGTTCAACCATGAGGGAACAAAACCGTACAAGTGTGACGAGTGTGACTACACTAGCGTGTACAAGAAGGATGTCATTCGTCACTCTGCCGTTCACAGCAAAGACAA GAAGAAGAAATGTGACCAG GCTTGTTTCGGTGTCCTGCAGGCCCCGAAGGTCACGCAGTACCCCTGCCCGGTGTGCAGCAGGGTGTACCCCATGCAGAAGCGCCTCACCCAGCACATGAAAACGCACAGCTCAGAAAAGCCACATATGTGCGACAAG tGTGGAAAGTCCTTCAAGAAACGGTACACTTTCAAAATGCATCTTCTCACACACATCCAGAGCTACGGCAACAGCAG GTTCAAATGCGAGTTCTGCGAGTACACATGTGACAACAAGAAGCTACTGCTGAACCATCAGCTGTCACATACAAGTGACAAGCCGTTTAAGTGTGACTACTGCAAGTACTCCACCACGAAGGAGGACTTCCTGGTTTCCCACATGGCCATCAAGCACACTG GTGAGAAGCCATTCTCCTGTGACTTCTGCCACTTCATGACCAAGCACAAAAAGAACCTGCGGCTGCACATCCAGTGTCGCCACCTAGATGCCTTCGACGACTGGTGCATGACGCACCCTGAGGAGCCCCCCCGCCGGCGCCGGCCCTTCTTCACGCTGCAGCAGATCGAGGAGCTCAAGCAGCAGCATGACCACACGCAGGCTGTGCAGGACGCCATCCGCGGGCCCGTT GTGTCCGTGGACCCCATCGAGTTCCAAGCACTTCAGACTATGGAGAATGCGTCCGTCTCCCAAGATTCCCTGGGAAATACCACCATAATCTACGAACATG GAGACTCCTCAGACCTCTCTGCGCAGAACGCGCTGGACCTGCTGCTGAACATGAGCAACCCGCGAGATCTGGCAGGGGGTTCACTGCAG GTGGCCGTGCTGAAGTCGGACATCGACGGCTCTGCCACAGAGGAGGCTGTCTCAGCGGGGCAGGCCCAGAAGGTCGTGACCTTCCACGTGGCAGAGCATGGCGCCGCCTTGGAGGCCGCGGCCGTGGACGAGGCCGGGGAGATCGAGCAGATCTCCATCAACGCCTACCAGGGTGCGGATTTTGAGCAGGTTGGGGAAGAAATCCAGAACAGCGCCACCATTTACAG cgCGGAGGGGAGCCCCGGGTCGCACCCCATTGTCGTAAGCAGCGGCTCTCTCTCCGGCACTATCAAAGAGCACAAGGGCAAGTACTACCTGACGACGGGGATCGGAGGGAGCGCCGTGCAGCAGGTGGAG CTGAGCACTGAAGACCCCGGCTCCCCCTCCCCGGGCGGCTCACCTCAGCAGCAGGTCAACTCCAAGCGCTTCTCCTGCCGAATCTGTATGGAGTCTTTCCATGGACGCTCTGACATGGagagccacaagagggcgcacgTGGACCCCAGCACTTTCAAGTGCCCCGACTGCAACTTCACCGCGTCCTCCTGGCCGGAAGTAAAA ATGCACATGGGCATGCATGCCTACCTGCGGCCGCACAAGTGTGAACACTGCAGCTTCGCCTCCAAGAACAAAAAGGACCTACGGCGTCACACGATGACTCACACCAACGAGAAGCCCTTCGCCTGCGAGGTCTGCGGGCAGAG GTTCAACCGTAACGGACACCTGAAGTTCCACATGGAGAGGCTGCACAGCCTGGACCCGCCCCCACGCAAAGTGCGACCAAGCTCGTCTCAGCAGGCCATCATCGTGAACAGTGACGAGGAGGCGCTGGCCACGCTTCAGA CAGCTCTGCAGGCCGGGCAAACGGTCCTCACCCCCGAGCGGCTCCAGCAGGCCCTGGCCCAGGAGCATATCATTGTAGCCCAAGAGCAGAGCCTCTCGGACCAG GAGGAAGCTACGTACATCCAGCAGATCACCACGGTTGATGGGCAGACTGTGCAGCACCTGGTCACGGCTGAGAACCAGGTCACTGAG GTTCAATACATAATCTCCCAAGATGGAGTCCAGCATCTAATCCCACAAGAATATGTGGTCGTTTCTGACGGCAACCACATCCAG ATGCAGGATGGACAGATAGCTCACATCCAGTACGACCAAGGAGGAACTTTCCTTCAGGAGCAGCAG ATCGCCCTGAGTCATGACGGCCACATCCAGTATGTTCCTATCAGCTCGGAGCAGCAGATTGTCAGCCAAGAGGATCTAGAAGCTGCTGCCCACTCTGCTGTGACTG CCGTGGCGGATGCAGCCATGGCACAGGCGCAGACGGTGTACGCAACGGAGGCCACACCGGAGCAGCTGGAGCAGATGCAGCAGCAAGGCATCCAGTACGACGTCATCACATTCACGGAAGAGTAG
- the znf335 gene encoding zinc finger protein 335 isoform X2, giving the protein MDSEDNEVESSSDAGPSGLEQPSESGMGMESSEAMSADSSDTATVPTLAPESDSHVGQSSEGLVELIPETSSSTDVRGMIHLPDSSSVAQSTSVSSVSTVTQSILVSESAQVLVHSSVVSDGGMIVSDSTASTSSDLGSAIDKIIESTIGPDIINGCIAVTSAEDGDAETTQYLILQGPDDGAPMVSEMSSTALSNRITIDALAEGPTSTCLEQSDIVEDGRSMLPDHEAMDPDQPDQPGHSGYTDQEDSMGVCHLRRPQRSRGLDCAEEGPDQTRHSHYVDCGVDGPDNSELHSRGPRPSPHSRVHQSRYLESEPDRVGHPQHSQYIDCSSDSSSRPQEYLECVTGGPDQTQHSQYMECCMDDPDQTQNSQDQPQHSCYIECSMSQGSIYVEESSLDCPDQPQHSSYMEGSSVNVDDSTPSHNSDQPQDYHYVGSGEDQPSQFIGSTGRYSSHPNEVVSPGDGELPERPSHSEAHGSGVAGPETGAGLRDQPPDLAELEEMMEVVVVQQFKCKMCPYKSVSKDTLINHMRDKHFKHAGGPPPKKRGRGRPRRSDSATAQKNETKTEEPLEEDDDDIVDAGAIDDAADDSDYNPADEDCRGRQPALLRSVPSSSSLSHERPRRRVVRPRKFPYYMNNSRSQEAAADTSVMPEQNKNLDPQAPEEASSSGLDSGPVSSANGHGAEPGISQSDSENKDPSSNTGPEEAEYYPRKRGRPSKRFLRKKYKKYLNRNRYYKSLKPLLRPHNCRICGSRFLSQEDLRFHIESHDGNDPERFKCLQCSYRCKRWSSLKEHMFNHEGTKPYKCDECDYTSVYKKDVIRHSAVHSKDKKKKCDQACFGVLQAPKVTQYPCPVCSRVYPMQKRLTQHMKTHSSEKPHMCDKCGKSFKKRYTFKMHLLTHIQSYGNSRFKCEFCEYTCDNKKLLLNHQLSHTSDKPFKCDYCKYSTTKEDFLVSHMAIKHTGEKPFSCDFCHFMTKHKKNLRLHIQCRHLDAFDDWCMTHPEEPPRRRRPFFTLQQIEELKQQHDHTQAVQDAIRGPVVSVDPIEFQALQTMENASVSQDSLGNTTIIYEHGDSSDLSAQNALDLLLNMSNPRDLAGGSLQVAVLKSDIDGSATEEAVSAGQAQKVVTFHVAEHGAALEAAAVDEAGEIEQISINAYQGADFEQVGEEIQNSATIYSSAEGSPGSHPIVVSSGSLSGTIKEHKGKYYLTTGIGGSAVQQVELSTEDPGSPSPGGSPQQQVNSKRFSCRICMESFHGRSDMESHKRAHVDPSTFKCPDCNFTASSWPEVKMHMGMHAYLRPHKCEHCSFASKNKKDLRRHTMTHTNEKPFACEVCGQRFNRNGHLKFHMERLHSLDPPPRKVRPSSSQQAIIVNSDEEALATLQTLQAGQTVLTPERLQQALAQEHIIVAQEQSLSDQEEATYIQQITTVDGQTVQHLVTAENQVTEVQYIISQDGVQHLIPQEYVVVSDGNHIQMQDGQIAHIQYDQGGTFLQEQQIALSHDGHIQYVPISSEQQIVSQEDLEAAAHSAVTAVADAAMAQAQTVYATEATPEQLEQMQQQGIQYDVITFTEE; this is encoded by the exons ATGGATTCAGAGGACAATGAGGTGGAGAGCAGCAGTGATGCAGGCCCGTCTGGTCTGGAGCAGCCCTCAGAAAGTGGTATGGGCATGGAGTCATCGGAAGCCATGTCTGCCGACAGCAGCGACACTGCAACTGTGCCCACCTTGGCACCCGAGTCAGACTCCCATGTAGGACAGAGCTCAGAAGGGCTTGTG GAGCTGATACCTGAGACCAGCTCTAGCACTGATGTGCGGGGCATGATTCATCTCCCAGACTCCTCCTCTGTGGCCCAGTCAACAAGTGTGTCCAGTGTCTCCACGGTGACACAGTCTATCCTGGTCTCCGAGTCGGCCCAAGTGCTGGTTCACTCCAGCGTGGTGTCAGATGGGGGGATGATCGTGTCAGACTCCACTGCCTCCACTTCTTCAGACCTTGGATCAGCTATTGACAAGATAATTGAGTCTACCATAGGACCTGACATAATAAACG GTTGTATTGCAGTGACAAGTGCAGAGGATGGAGATGCTGAGACTACTCAGTATCTTATTCTGCAAGGTCCCGATGATG GTGCCCCCATGGTGTCTGAAATGTCTTCTACTGCTCTGTCTAATCGCATCACCATCGATGCCCTTGCGGAAGGACCGACATCCACTTGCCTGGAGCAGTCCGACATTGTGGAAGACGGGAGGAGCATGCTGCCCGACCACGAAGCCATGGACCCAGATCAGCCTGACCAGCCGGGCCACTCTGGCTACACTGACCAGGAAGACAGCATGGGTGTGTGCCACTTGCGCCGGCCCCAGCGTTCTCGAGGCTTGGACTGCGCTGAGGAGGGGCCTGATCAGACACGCCATTCCCACTACGTTGACTGTGGGGTGGATGGGCCGGACAATTCAGAGCTTCACTCGAGGGGCCCTAGGCCCTCACCTCATTCCAGAGTGCACCAATCCCGCTATCTAGAGAGTGAGCCCGATCGAGTTGGTCACCCACAGCACTCACAATACATCGATTGCAGCTCAGATAGCTCGAGCCGGCCACAGGAGTACCTGGAGTGCGTGACTGGTGGACCCGACCAGACCCAGCACTCGCAGTACATGGAATGCTGCATGGATGACCCAGACCAGACGCAGAACTCCCAGGACCAGCCGCAACATTCCTGCTACATTGAGTGCAGCATGTCCCAGGGCTCCATCTATGTGGAGGAGAGCTCATTGGATTGTCCTGACCAGCCCCAGCACTCCAGCTATATGGAGGGTAGCAGTGTCAACGTGGATGATAGCACACCTTCTCACAACTCGGATCAGCCACAAGATTACCACTATGTGGGTAGTGGTGAGGACCAGCCTAGTCAATTCATTGGTAGCACAGGCAGGTACTCATCACATCCTAATGAGGTCGTTTCACCGGGAGACGGTGAGCTCCCAGAGAGACCGAGTCACTCGGAGGCCCATGGTTCAGGGGTTGCCGGACCTGAAACGGGCGCTGGGCTCAGGGATCAGCCTCCAGACCTGGCAGAGCTGGAGGAGATGATGGAGGTGGTGGTTGTGCAGCAATTCAAATGCAAAATGTGTCCATACAAGAGCGTATCCAAAGACACCCTCATCAACCACATGAGAGACAAGCATTTCAAGCATGCAG GTGGGCCGCCGCCCAAGAAGAGAGGTCGAGGGCGGCCACGCCGCAGTGATTCGGCCACTGCTCAGAAAAACGAGACAAAGACTGAGGAGCCGCTGGAGGAAGACGACGATGACATCGTTGATGCTGGCGCCATTGACGATGCCGCAG ACGACAGCGACTATAACCCTGCTGATGAGGACTGCAGGGGGCGCCAACCGGCGCTACTCCGAAGTGTTCCATCTTCTTCCAGCCTATCCCACGAGCGACCACGGCGTCGGGTGGTGCGGCCCAGGAAGTTTCCGTACTACATGAATAATTCCCGTAGCCAAG AAGCAGCAGCAGATACCTCAGTAATGCCTGAGCAAAATAAGAATTTAGATCCCCAGGCGCCCGAGGAGGCCAGTTCCTCTGGGCTGGATAGTGGACCCGTCTCCTCAGCCAATGGACACGGAGCTGAACCTGGCATCAGCCAGTCTGATTCTGAGAACAAAGATCCATCCTCAAATACAGGACCAGAAGAGGCTGAATATTATCCCAGAAAGCGGGGGCGACCTTCCAAGCGATTTCTTCGTAAGAAGTATAAGAAGTACCTGAACCGCAA TAGGTACTACAAATCCCTGAAGCCTTTGCTGAGACCCCATAATTGCCGGATATGTGGCTCTCGGTTTCTGTCTCAGGAAGACCTTCGCTTTCACATAGAGTCTCATGATGGCAATGACCCAGAGAGGTTCAAGTGCCTGCAATGCAGCTACAGGTGCAAACGCTGGTCTTCGCTGAAG GAACACATGTTCAACCATGAGGGAACAAAACCGTACAAGTGTGACGAGTGTGACTACACTAGCGTGTACAAGAAGGATGTCATTCGTCACTCTGCCGTTCACAGCAAAGACAA GAAGAAGAAATGTGACCAG GCTTGTTTCGGTGTCCTGCAGGCCCCGAAGGTCACGCAGTACCCCTGCCCGGTGTGCAGCAGGGTGTACCCCATGCAGAAGCGCCTCACCCAGCACATGAAAACGCACAGCTCAGAAAAGCCACATATGTGCGACAAG tGTGGAAAGTCCTTCAAGAAACGGTACACTTTCAAAATGCATCTTCTCACACACATCCAGAGCTACGGCAACAGCAG GTTCAAATGCGAGTTCTGCGAGTACACATGTGACAACAAGAAGCTACTGCTGAACCATCAGCTGTCACATACAAGTGACAAGCCGTTTAAGTGTGACTACTGCAAGTACTCCACCACGAAGGAGGACTTCCTGGTTTCCCACATGGCCATCAAGCACACTG GTGAGAAGCCATTCTCCTGTGACTTCTGCCACTTCATGACCAAGCACAAAAAGAACCTGCGGCTGCACATCCAGTGTCGCCACCTAGATGCCTTCGACGACTGGTGCATGACGCACCCTGAGGAGCCCCCCCGCCGGCGCCGGCCCTTCTTCACGCTGCAGCAGATCGAGGAGCTCAAGCAGCAGCATGACCACACGCAGGCTGTGCAGGACGCCATCCGCGGGCCCGTT GTGTCCGTGGACCCCATCGAGTTCCAAGCACTTCAGACTATGGAGAATGCGTCCGTCTCCCAAGATTCCCTGGGAAATACCACCATAATCTACGAACATG GAGACTCCTCAGACCTCTCTGCGCAGAACGCGCTGGACCTGCTGCTGAACATGAGCAACCCGCGAGATCTGGCAGGGGGTTCACTGCAG GTGGCCGTGCTGAAGTCGGACATCGACGGCTCTGCCACAGAGGAGGCTGTCTCAGCGGGGCAGGCCCAGAAGGTCGTGACCTTCCACGTGGCAGAGCATGGCGCCGCCTTGGAGGCCGCGGCCGTGGACGAGGCCGGGGAGATCGAGCAGATCTCCATCAACGCCTACCAGGGTGCGGATTTTGAGCAGGTTGGGGAAGAAATCCAGAACAGCGCCACCATTTACAG cagcgCGGAGGGGAGCCCCGGGTCGCACCCCATTGTCGTAAGCAGCGGCTCTCTCTCCGGCACTATCAAAGAGCACAAGGGCAAGTACTACCTGACGACGGGGATCGGAGGGAGCGCCGTGCAGCAGGTGGAG CTGAGCACTGAAGACCCCGGCTCCCCCTCCCCGGGCGGCTCACCTCAGCAGCAGGTCAACTCCAAGCGCTTCTCCTGCCGAATCTGTATGGAGTCTTTCCATGGACGCTCTGACATGGagagccacaagagggcgcacgTGGACCCCAGCACTTTCAAGTGCCCCGACTGCAACTTCACCGCGTCCTCCTGGCCGGAAGTAAAA ATGCACATGGGCATGCATGCCTACCTGCGGCCGCACAAGTGTGAACACTGCAGCTTCGCCTCCAAGAACAAAAAGGACCTACGGCGTCACACGATGACTCACACCAACGAGAAGCCCTTCGCCTGCGAGGTCTGCGGGCAGAG GTTCAACCGTAACGGACACCTGAAGTTCCACATGGAGAGGCTGCACAGCCTGGACCCGCCCCCACGCAAAGTGCGACCAAGCTCGTCTCAGCAGGCCATCATCGTGAACAGTGACGAGGAGGCGCTGGCCACGCTTCAGA CTCTGCAGGCCGGGCAAACGGTCCTCACCCCCGAGCGGCTCCAGCAGGCCCTGGCCCAGGAGCATATCATTGTAGCCCAAGAGCAGAGCCTCTCGGACCAG GAGGAAGCTACGTACATCCAGCAGATCACCACGGTTGATGGGCAGACTGTGCAGCACCTGGTCACGGCTGAGAACCAGGTCACTGAG GTTCAATACATAATCTCCCAAGATGGAGTCCAGCATCTAATCCCACAAGAATATGTGGTCGTTTCTGACGGCAACCACATCCAG ATGCAGGATGGACAGATAGCTCACATCCAGTACGACCAAGGAGGAACTTTCCTTCAGGAGCAGCAG ATCGCCCTGAGTCATGACGGCCACATCCAGTATGTTCCTATCAGCTCGGAGCAGCAGATTGTCAGCCAAGAGGATCTAGAAGCTGCTGCCCACTCTGCTGTGACTG CCGTGGCGGATGCAGCCATGGCACAGGCGCAGACGGTGTACGCAACGGAGGCCACACCGGAGCAGCTGGAGCAGATGCAGCAGCAAGGCATCCAGTACGACGTCATCACATTCACGGAAGAGTAG